The DNA sequence AAAATTCAATTTATAAATCAAGAAGGTCACTTGGGAAAGCTGTTTCAAGGGTTGCGAAGTCCCTGCCTTTTAGCccaaaaaagaagaaagtgGTTCTTGAGAAGCTTGCAGAAAGGTAAGGGCTTATCAAATCAAGTGTCCAGCCTAAAAACGTGACAAGCGACGAAACTGTGAAAAAAGTGGAACAGTTCTATCGCCGTGATGACATTTCAAGGCTAGCACCTGGGAAGAAAGACTACATAACAGTCTGCAAAATCCAGCTCCAGAAAAGGCACCTGTACTATACAGTGAAAGAAACACACTCCCTTTTCAAGCTTGAATATCCAGATGAGAAAATTGGGTCCAAGTTTGCAGAGCTAAAGCCAGTTTATGTGCTTCACAGGTCAGAAACCCCCAAAGATGCTTGCCTTTGCATGTATCATGAGAACATCATCCTCCATTGCGATGCACTGCACAAGGCCCTGATTTTCCTGCATACTCAAGCAGTTTTGTATCAAACTTCGTGTGTTGTCCTGATTCTTAGAAATATATGACAAGATGTTGTGAAGAGTGCTCAGAGAAGATCTTCGAATGGTTTGCAAGTTTTCAAGGGCCTGTTCTGAACACAGAGGTCTTTTGATGCCAGTGGTCACGGGAGGAGGCTAAGAATGAGCCTAGCCACAAGAGAAGGAAAGAAATTGATGACGAAACCACAAGTGCACCAAAAAAGAAGCTAATGAAATGTGCCAGATCAGGAACAGTGCTTGCTGCTTTTGAAAGCCTTAGGGAGAAGTTGTCTGAGTTCCTCAGACATGTATTAATAAAGAGGGAATGGAGCAACCACTTTCAGACCACACTACTCAGTATCTCCAATGGAAAGGCAGTGGTCCAGGTGGATTTCAGTGAGAACTACACGCTGCAACATCAAGGGGAGATCCAGTCAGCATACTGGAACCAAAGCCAGCTGACAGTGTTCACCGTGTGTGTCTGGATGAGCAAGGATGAGCAGAAGAGCATGGTATTTGTCAGCGACGACCTCGACCATGACAAGACCAGTGTCTGTCCTGTCAATGCTCACCAACCAGTATGCCATAAAGAATGTGGGGGTTTTCTCAGATGGGCCATCTTCACAGTTTAAGAACCGGTTCATCTTTAAttgtttgccatttttttgcaaGAAAGCCTGAAATGTAACTTTTTTGCAACATCACATGGCAAAGGTGCAGTGGATGGGGTAGGTGGTACAGTTAAGAGAAATGTGTGGATGGAGACAGTTAGCAGACCAGAAGCTGTCAACTCTTTGGATGATTCCTGCAAGGTGGCAGTGAAAAAGGAACAAAAGACAGAAGAATCTGAGTTCGATGAGTGTTACGAGAAAGAGTGTGAGAAGCACGCATCACCACCCACAGAGGATGAAGGTGATTTTGTCATCTGTCGATATGAAGGGGAATTGTTTCCAGGCCAAGTAACAAAGGTCTATCCTCAAGGTGCCAGGGTGAAAGCTTTTGAGAAGTGTGCTGGCGGATGGAAATGGCCAAAGACGGTTGATGAGATTGATTATCTTCTTGCAGATATTGTAGAGATAATTCAATACCCTGAGCCCATTAATAGCCGTGGAACCTTCAGGGTCAAGGAACTAGAAAGCAGATGGGAAAGCTAAAGTCTGCAGCAGAAAGATGGAACTGAACAGAGAGTTAATATGACATGTACAGTAGTAGTTGGGTATTTTTCTTCAACGTTCATCAACCAAAGTCAAGACATCTGAAATGACTGTTTAATTAGATATTTCTTTCCTTTCTTAGTATTATACGTTGGCCTAGAACATATGAAGGCATACTAATTCTGTTTCATAAATGTATGAAAACTGTTAGTATTTGGaagcatatttttgttgttttcacaGTTATTTATTAACAGACAATTACTTGAAAAAAGGTACTGtgattaaaaacatttttaacttGATTGTTGATTGTTACTGATaacattttcattgctttAATGAAAATGGTTAGAGGTGGAACTGGAAACTCTGTTTTTAATGGATTAAAAATACTATAAATGGCGTCAGACACAAGTGTAATGTCCGTTACAGGGAGGGTGTTATGTCCGTTACATAAGAACTTAAAAATTTATTCATGTCACATAAGGGTCAGATccttttaaacaaaaacactttAATGTATAAAGATTCTAAATttcaataatatatattttggaCATCTATGTTTGAGATGATTTTTGGGGTTCTGTGGTTGCAAAAATACTGATGTCTTATCTGGTGTAATGTCCGTTACACTAACAtatttatgaatatttagaaATTTAAAATTCTTTAAAGGTTGTTTTACATGTAACTGTTTTCTTAAATGTTCTATGTTTAGATTTTAATCATATCTAACTTAATATGAATGATcaattttgaataaaagaaatcTCTTCATGGATTATGGGTAAATAGTGTAATGTCCGTTACATGGAATCGCCCAAAAATAGATGGCAAAAAAataagatggcggccatttcCGCTCGAGAAAAACACGTtcattttgaacattttacagCAACTGTGAATTTTATTTCACTCAAACCAttgatttttgaagaaataaaagttattaCCAAATATGTGGTTTTCGAAGAACATAAAAATTCGCCATTTCTCGCGGTATCAAAATTATGCAAAATGGATGCAtgaagttttagaaaataatgatgttaaaatatttctgcGAAAAAATGATGTTAGATTTGAACAGTAGCTTCTCCGACACGTTTTTCTGTCCTGGGTCACATGACCATGGGAGGGgtaagatgacgtcatcacttgtgtcatttatgtctaaaacacttatgttgaaagttccaagagatttgacaaaaaaacagtagcttttataaaacaaacaaatttccttagcaacggactcaaaagatagtaccataggcccttaagTATGGTTCAGTTAACAGCTCATGAATGGCACTATGCAGAAAACTGGCCGAGTTATCGCTGGAAACAAGCTGGCCGTCAAGTTAAAGATCAAGAGAGCTATCGCCTGCATTTTATTCAAACCATTTCACCAGGATCAGTGATCTATGAAACGGAATATACAAGATGTTTGCTCAATATCGTAATCCAGCAAACTGCATCACCATTTCTGATCCAACAAAGCCGTCCCCTGAGGTTCCATCAACAGAATTCGTCCCTGCTTTCTACGTGTCACACATCATGTCTTTAGCTCCCAAGATTGGCGGAGTTCGACAAGCCATGAATTATGCAAACTCTGGCTTTGTTTGCATTACTGAGACGTGTAAATGTGGATGTGGATACCTCGTCAGCAGCAAAGACTCGTGTCAAGACAAagttaaccctttcactcctgggtacttttgagcaaaattttaagaaaaacagactgaaaacagaaacctcccccttattgaagtttccaacaatgcactgtggtgccttttctttgtagcgacggcactgctacagcctgttgcttacaacagttttgcttgtaatttgcttaacaATTACAGATTTTTCACATCttgagagtgccttaggacatcataaagtctatttgggcaaaattgtttgcttgtctctatttgctTCTAACTTGCTTCATCATATCGCTTATGACATTGTCGCGGTATTCCAATAAGCAGAGTTAGTGGGTTGTTGCGAATACTATCAGCGAGGCATTCCTTGAACCATTTGGGGTATTTTCACTTCTCCTACCCTCCGCACACGCGCATTTCCCTctgcagcggcgtagccaggattttttacaggagggggcccaaaaggtcTTTTCAAGGCATTGTCtcctgtgttttagataatgtctcatacaatTACTGTTTTTTTGGCGGCTAGAAGGGTTGGGGGGCGGGCctcctgggccacccccctggctacgccgctgctcTGGATGACGCACTCCAGGTTTCAAAACTTCAGTACTGAAACAGTAACAGTCAGCAACTCTCTGCTTCAAATCCACGCAAAGCATCTGGCCCAGATGGCATTCCTTGTTGGGTTCTGAATAAGCGTGCAGACCTAGCCATATCAGTAACTGATATTCTTAATTTCTATTTTTGGGAGCAGGACTTCGGCAGTCTTGGAAAGATGCTGATATCGCCCTAGTATCAAAACAGAAGCCTAACATCTTTGTCTGATATCCTTAACGCCTGTTCTTTCTAAAGTTGCGTAGGATTATGTTTAGAAGCACTTTGTTAAACCAGCAATTTTAGCAAAGGCTGATCGGCACCAATTTGTAACTGTTCCTGGATCAAACGCCATGCATGCTCTTATAAGCATGATCTATTCATGGCTATCCCCTACTGATGGGAATGATGCAACAGTTAGAGCTATCTTACTTACTTTTGTAAAGCATTCGACCTGATTGACCATCGGTCCACAAGCTCCATGCCTAAGACATCCCCCCCTCGATAATCTCGTGGATGTTTATTTTCTCTCCTGTCACCGACAAAGGGTTAAGCTTGGCCAAGACTGCTTCTTTGAATGGGGCGCAATTCTTTCGGGCGTCCCACAGGCACGAAGCTCAGCCCCTGATTATTTCTCCTTGTGATTAAAGATTTTGATGCCCAAGGGGTTTACCTCTGGAAGTATGTAGATGACACCGCTCTGGCTGAGGCTGCAaccaaagaagaagaaagtaCGGTCCAGCATTTCCTTGACAACATGTCCTGCAAACTAGCCACTGGTGGATTCCAACTTAACGAAGCCAAGTGCAAGGAACTGCGTATCAGTTTTAGTAGGTCGGAGATAGATGTAGAGTCAGCTACAATTAACGGCAAGGAATTGGCTCGTGTTTCCCAATCTTAGGCGTTACAGTGTCTAAAGACTTAACAACGGTCTTATAGCAGAAATACTTAAGAAAATCAATAAGCGCTTGTATTTTCTACGGCAACTTAAACATGCTAACATTAGGCTAAGGAACTACTCCTTTTTACTTGACATGCGTTAGACCAGTGACCGAATGCGCATGTCCTGTGTTCCACCATTGCTTGCCACAATATCTATCAATTGATCTCGAAAGATGCCAGAAACGGGCCCTGTGCATAATCTATCCATTACTGTCCTACAAATGGGCACTCTCCACAGAAACGCTACAAAATCGTTGTGAAACAATATCTCGGAAATTTTTTACTGACATTCAGAATCCAGCTAAGAGGTTGCATAGTCTCCTCCCAACTAAAAACATGTGCCCAGTAAATTTAAGGTGCAGGCGCACTTTCAATGTACAGCCATAACACACAAATAGAATGCGCCAAAGTTTCATCTACCATAATTAACTGAACCATTGCACAACATCACCTTCGATCTTTTTTGCAAATGATGCCACAAAAGTTGTATGGTTTTGCTGCTCATATTATCATACCTTAAGGCTTTTGTTAGATATATAATTGACCTATATTGACCATACAAATAGCAGTAGaacattattaattataatattgATTATGACAACTTGACTACTTTTCCTTTACCAATTATTATACCAGGTGTTGTTTATGTGAGTTTTAAAGAAGACACGGATGGCTACATTCACATCATTGCACACCCAGACAAAAGTGCATTGGAACAAGAATCGCAAGGATCAAACTATAACAGCTCTGAGAGTGATAGTGAGGATCCGGACCTGATGGAATCCTCACCCAAAAGACGCTCACGGAGGGTCAGTAGAGTTGAAAGTGTAGAAAAGAGACCCCATAGGTAGGTCAGCATACTGTACCTCACTTGTGGATCCGTACCCCAAAAGAGTGGTGGAGCATGCATTTGGAAGGGAGTGAATAAAAAAACGTACCAGAAATTCATCAAAATActgtagggggtgggggggatggCCACTCAACCACCCCTCCTGAATCTGTCCTTGTATCTATAAGCTCAACCCTTGCTTTTGGGCCACCCAGCTATCACAGACAACTCTATTATTAGGAGAAGATTATCCaggcaaaattttaaatacaaaaaatgaATACTAAAAGTACTCTAAGCTTGATTCCCAGCTCGTTTCTGTACGCCCGCAGTAAATGCCTCCATCAACAGCTGGATATCTGGTCTGGTTGTTTGTTCCACAATTGAAATTTCAGGAAAGCTCCTAGATAGCTCACATGCAAAAGACTATTAGGAAGGCTCAAGTAAGAAGCTTGAAGTTTTCAATCCGAAATCCGATGGATTTTTAGCAGTGCTAAAATGTTTCCCATTAGAAAGTTTTTGGTATTCCCTGTCAATGGCTTGAAATTATCTTTTATATGGAGTGGGTGTGTTTATCCTACAGGCTTCGGAAAATTGCCCAGTTGAAATTAGGCTCAGTTGAAAAAAGTCGCCTCATGCGACTCTTACGCTTCCATCGTGCTCTCTAAACTATGTGCGTGCTTCCAGAACTGGATATATGCATGCTAAGAATGGATCATTCCTTTATTTACCTTGAAAGTTAATAATCTGATCGAGATTGTGAAGGGAAACAAGGTATTCTATTTGCATTTTAATGTGCCAGGGAGTGATCGCTAACATCCGTTGGCACTTTTCTCTTGAGTTATTACATTTTAGCAAGATCAGTCTGGCTTTGAAATGCTGATTTTGTACTTCCTCATGTATTTGTTTACCTTTTCGAGTTTTTACGGGATGATGCATGGACAAGTGTGTTTGACCATTGATCCAGCCGTTAGTGGGGCCGATGAGGCCTAGCGAcagctggaaatcgagcctaaGAATACTCCCCACGAAAGTTTACTTTATGTGCTAGGCACTTAATTGTGTCCCTAAGGATGTTTGTAATAGTGAGAGTTTGCTGTATGTTACGTACTGAATTAATGACCATTTTGTTCTTAGCTTGTTACATTTGTTGCCCTATTTTATTAGCAATatagtattttgttttgatgttgtttatgaCTTATGTGTGTTGTTGTATATTTTTTCACTACCTTTACCGTCCCAGTTCTGCCTCTTTTCTAATCAGAGTCAGACTAAGAAGTGGTCGTATTGAGCTGGTTGGTACAAGAAAGGATGGACTCTTTGAGGCTGACGACATGCCAGAGCAGTCAGGTAGGGTTCTGTATAGGTAGCCAGGTGCTGAGGAGTGGGCGTCGCTCCTGGTACCCATTCGTACCTGTTACTACATAGTCTAGTCTTTGTTCCACAAGTCTATTTTTCAGGCTGCCAGCCCTATCTCCTGGGTTTGATGTGGCTGAGATATGTTTATTGTGATCCCTAGACTGCCTGACGCAGAGTCAGCAAGACGAATGCCTCAGGCTCGTCATGCAGCCACTTCACGACCATTGCAATGGTACTAACCACTAATGACTTGATTTGTTCTAGGGGGCATTGCTGTGGGGCCAAACCCTTCCTATTCTGCCATAAAACGGCATGGGCTTGGGCTAAGCCCTGGTATTTGAGGGTGGGGTTGCGTACAACTTTTATGTACTTCCCCTTCAAGTCTCTGAGAACTTTGGTTAGCTTGTTTGTTTAGCTCAATTCAATTTTATTGAAGCTTTTACAGTCAAGGCTTTCCTCACAGGCAGCTCATTATATAAGATTTTCCATGTGTTGAAAcctttattgttttaaatatttgtttttatcattttacaGAACACAAACATCAGGCAAACCCTTGGGGGCTACATCTCCATTCTCAGCAGCTTAGTAAGATGGCCAAAGCATGCAAACTACAAAGTATCCTTATCATttcgtttatttatttgtctCTGTTGCATTTATCCCTACCTTGCGCACATTATTCTTCCTTATACTGGCCCTTTAGTGGTTGTCTAAGGAAATTCGCTCGCTGAGAAAGACATGATAGCTGGTAGAATTATGGCTGGTAAAAACTTGGTATTAAAAAGTcgtcacaattttttttccaaccaGTAGGAAAATTATTTGCGATAACACTGTATAaggcctatttttgtttcttttctttttctttttctttttttttcaggtgttTTAGTTCAGGCAAGAAGCAACTAGGTTTGTCAACTTCTCAGTAACCTTGCTGAAAAGTAGATGAATTAAATAAAGTACAGACGCATAACCATgattttaatataatataccAATCACTTCACTTCGTAGGTTTCTCATATTTTATATCTATGTAAAATTTTAAAGGGTGATGgttaaaaaataagaaaagatgaaaaagctGTACTTCTTTCTTAACTCGTGAACAGAATTTATCGTTCTTGAGAATGTAGCATATCAATTCTCATATCCCTGCATATTGGACCTAAAAATGGGGACACGACAGCATGGGGATGACGCACCGAGTGAGAAACGTGCAAGAATTATGGCAAAGGTGGAGTCATCCACCTCCAAGACGCTGGGCGTCAGAGCCTGCGGGTTACAGGTGAGTCTCTGTTTCAAATCATGGGGAATGTGGAGTAATAATTCTATCGAAAGACTTGCCTTCCCCTTAAGGTGTCATTTGCCAAATTGTCAAACCTCATGCACATTCAATCTTCTATAAG is a window from the Nematostella vectensis chromosome 9, jaNemVect1.1, whole genome shotgun sequence genome containing:
- the LOC5512696 gene encoding inositol hexakisphosphate kinase 1 isoform X2 → MKTFTPEYRGVVYVSFKEDTDGYIHIIAHPDKSALEQESQGSNYNSSESDSEDPDLMESSPKRRSRRVSRVESVEKRPHRVRLRSGRIELVGTRKDGLFEADDMPEQSEHKHQANPWGLHLHSQQLSKMAKACKLQKFIVLENVAYQFSYPCILDLKMGTRQHGDDAPSEKRARIMAKVESSTSKTLGVRACGLQVYQQNSGRFMCRNKYYGLKLTEEGFKRELVSFLNNGQRLRLELIEPLVQRLRRLYKVLDKQHSYRFYSSSLLLMYEGDEAIGHYERENSTHEKSEEENSLSRSNSTASFKNLRHTKVDVRMIDFAHTTWGNTRSGPDKGYLFGIENLIRLLEEIMSSYMENGETD
- the LOC5512696 gene encoding inositol hexakisphosphate kinase 1 isoform X1; this translates as MKTFTPEYRGVVYVSFKEDTDGYIHIIAHPDKSALEQESQGSNYNSSESDSEDPDLMESSPKRRSRRVSRVESVEKRPHRVRLRSGRIELVGTRKDGLFEADDMPEQSDCLTQSQQDECLRLVMQPLHDHCNEHKHQANPWGLHLHSQQLSKMAKACKLQKFIVLENVAYQFSYPCILDLKMGTRQHGDDAPSEKRARIMAKVESSTSKTLGVRACGLQVYQQNSGRFMCRNKYYGLKLTEEGFKRELVSFLNNGQRLRLELIEPLVQRLRRLYKVLDKQHSYRFYSSSLLLMYEGDEAIGHYERENSTHEKSEEENSLSRSNSTASFKNLRHTKVDVRMIDFAHTTWGNTRSGPDKGYLFGIENLIRLLEEIMSSYMENGETD